AAAATATAGAGCAATTCGTCTCCGGGGTGAAACATGTCGGCGTCGCCGCTGCTGCCCTTGGGTTCGATCACGCAGAGAAAACCGGTGAAGCGGGGGTCTCGCAGGCCGGCGGTGAAGGATTCGGTTTTCAGATTCTGATCGTCGTCGAATACCGTGCAGGATCGCTGCCCGGGTTTGGAATAGACGATTTCGTGAGTGTTCTCCACTTCCTCCACAAAATAGTTGATGCTTTTCTCGAACACCGATCCCAGGCGCAGCAATATTTCCACCGAGGGCGTGGTCAGGCCCCGTTCGATGCGGGAAATCATGTTGGCGGATACCTTTGCCCGTTCCGCAAGGACCTGGATCGTAAGGTTGTTTTTCAGCCGAATGGCTTTAAGCTTTTTCCCGATAAGGTTTTTCAGCTGCACGGCGTGCTCCCTGGAAAGGCTCTGGTTCGGCGTCGGTTCACTGGGAAATATTGGGTGCGGGGGACACGACCCAGAGAACTTCCGTCGGGCCGTTTTCAAGATTGCACCAATGATGCGGCAAGGACGCTTTGAAGGACAGGGAATCGCCGCTTTCAAGGATATAGCGGTCATTCTGGATGGTGAATTCCAGCCGTCCGTCGAGCACCATGACGAATTCCTCGCCGGTATGCACCATGTGGCCGCCACCGCTGTTGCATCCCGCCTCCAGGACATCGTGCAGCACGGTAAAGCTTGGATCGCGCAGCCCCTGTGTCAGGCTGCTGATCTGGTGTTTGTCCTTGTAGAAGAAGATCGGTTCGCCCTGGCCCTTTTTGGTAAAAATCGCGGTGGAGCTTTTT
This portion of the Syntrophotalea acetylenica genome encodes:
- a CDS encoding helix-turn-helix domain-containing protein; translated protein: MQLKNLIGKKLKAIRLKNNLTIQVLAERAKVSANMISRIERGLTTPSVEILLRLGSVFEKSINYFVEEVENTHEIVYSKPGQRSCTVFDDDQNLKTESFTAGLRDPRFTGFLCVIEPKGSSGDADMFHPGDELLYIFKGRLQMTIAGETFQLGEGESLSFKSHLPHRWVNLADGETHVMWILSPFTTI
- a CDS encoding helix-turn-helix domain-containing protein, with product MIKTLIGKKLKATRLGKGFTIQELTNLSGVSANMISRIERGLTVPSVKILMKLASALGMSIGYFVEEAEKSSTAIFTKKGQGEPIFFYKDKHQISSLTQGLRDPSFTVLHDVLEAGCNSGGGHMVHTGEEFVMVLDGRLEFTIQNDRYILESGDSLSFKASLPHHWCNLENGPTEVLWVVSPAPNISQ